From Tripterygium wilfordii isolate XIE 37 chromosome 13, ASM1340144v1, whole genome shotgun sequence, the proteins below share one genomic window:
- the LOC120012597 gene encoding uncharacterized protein LOC120012597 encodes MNQLRNVDGGRPYAYLVEAGFHRWSRALSSVEQLRAKLQEWFSARRNNAASVTSYLCCECDKEVRKRSNRSQRLNVQPISHSEYYVRDGDQDGQVDLQNKTCSCRVFDLDQLPCVHALAACRVRNISFNSLCSPYYTNEALMLAYAEAIYPVTIEDQRKVSEDNVLLPPATRRQGGRPRQRRIPSSGETIAVRICSRCRQRGHNRQTCKEPIALTPTS; translated from the exons ATGAATCAGTTGCGTAATGTCGACGGAGGTAGACCTTATGCTTATTTAGTTGAAGCTGGTTTCCATAGGTGGTCTAGAGCACTGTCTTCTG TTGAACAATTGCGTGCCAAATTGCAGGAATGGTTCAGTGCTCGTCGTAATAACGCAGCATCTGTCACGTCTTACCTATGTTGCGAGTGTGACAAGGAAGTTAGAAAGAGAAGCAATAGGTCACAACGACTAAATGTTCAACCGATAAGCCATAGTGAGTACTATGTACGAGATGGTGATCAAGATGGACAGGTTGATCTGCAAAACAAGACCTGTTCATGCCGTGTGTTTGATCTTGACCAACTTCCTTGTGTACACGCATTGGCTGCATGTCGAGTTCGGAACATATCTTTTAATTCCTTGTGTTCTCCGTACTATACGAATGAGGCCCTAATGTTAGCTTATGCTGAAGCTATATACCCAGTAACTATTGAGGATCAACGCAAAGTTAGCGAGGACAACGTATTGCTCCCACCGGCGACTAGACGTCAAGGGGGGAGGCCAAGACAACGAAGGATCCCATCATCTGGTGAAACTATAGCAGTGAGGATATGTTCCCGGTGTCGACAGCGAGGTCATAATCGTCAAACATGCAAAGAGCCAATCGCATTGACTCCAACATCATAG
- the LOC120013475 gene encoding CSC1-like protein At4g35870 yields MDKSRLPILISPIPAMDVALSPPPSSGDGDQDFPDAWYGNIQYLLNISAIGLFFCVFIFFFVKLRSDHRRIPGPAALASKLLAVWHATGREIARHCGADAAQFLIIEGGCFAVLGSIAILALLFMLPLNLYAGSVLMSDQFSKTTITHIEKGSPLLWIHFLFVVVVVILVHFGMSAIEERLRITRFRDGDGNLSDPNANSTAIFTIMVQGIPMSLGADRTVLQEYFQHKYPGKIYKVILPMNLCALDDLATELVRVRDEITWLVARIDSRLLPDESEENEPKGLRGLLVYLRRKAKLLWGKIMFRLGYTDEEKLGRLQELRAELETELAAYKEGTAPGAGVAFVMFKDVYTANKAVQDFRNEKRRRIGKFFSLVELRLRRNHWKVERAPLAADIYWNHLGSAKLSLRLRRVFVNTCLLLLLLFFSSPLSVISALTSAGRIVNAEAMDNAQSWLAWVQSSSWLASLVFQFLPNVIIFVSMYIIVPSALSYLSKFERHLTVSGEQRAALLKMVCFFLVNLILLRALVESSLENAILSMGRCYLDGEDCKRIEQYMSASFLSRSCLSSLAFLITCSFLGISFDLLAPIPWIKRKIQKFRKNDMLQLVPEQSEEYPLENQNGDDLRRPLMHAVLFDSPRFNGIEPQGQDLSVYPISRTSPIPKQTFDFAQYYSFNLTIFALTLIYSSFAPLVVPVGAVYFGYRYMVDKYNFLFVYRVRGFPAGNDGRLMDTVLCIMRFCVDLFLLSMLLFFSVRGDSTKLQAIFTLGLLVMYKLLPSDNDSFPPGLLEGIQTVDNVVDGPIDYEVFSLPKFDWDTYHS; encoded by the coding sequence ATGGATAAATCTCGATTACCTATCCTCATATCCCCAATTCCCGCCATGGACGTCGCTCTCTCTCCTCCACCTTCCTCCGGAGACGGAGACCAGGATTTTCCAGACGCATGGTACGGGAACATTCAGTACCTGCTCAACATATCGGCGATAGGCTTATTCTTCTGCGTGttcatctttttctttgtgAAGCTGCGAAGCGACCATCGCCGAATCCCAGGACCAGCCGCCCTTGCCTCCAAGCTACTTGCCGTCTGGCATGCCACAGGCCGCGAGATCGCCCGCCACTGCGGCGCTGATGCTGCGCAGTTCCTCATAATCGAAGGGGGCTGCTTTGCTGTCCTCGGCTCCATCGCAATCCTGGCTTTGCTTTTCATGCTTCCTTTGAATCTCTATGCTGGGAGCGTATTAATGTCCGATCAGTTCTCTAAAACCACTATAACCCACATCGAGAAAGGTTCGCCTCTACTTTGGATacatttcttgtttgttgtggTTGTTGTTATTTTAGTGCATTTTGGTATGTCTGCTATTGAAGAGAGGTTAAGGATAACTAGGTTCAGAGATGGGGATGGGAATTTGAGTGACCCAAATGCGAATTCTACAGCTATTTTTACGATAATGGTGCAGGGTATTCCAATGAGCTTAGGAGCTGATAGGACTGTTTTGCAAGAGTATTTTCAGCATAAGTATCCTGGGAAAATCTACAAGGTTATATTGCCCATGAACTTGTGTGCATTGGATGATTTGGCCACAGAATTGGTGAGGGTTAGAGATGAGATTACTTGGTTAGTAGCCCGAATTGACTCTCGCCTTTTACCTGATGAAAGTGAAGAGAATGAACCGAAGGGATTACGAGGTCTTCTGGTTTACTTGCGGAGGAAGGCGAAACTTTTGTGGGGGAAAATAATGTTTAGGCTGGGTTATACAGATGAAGAAAAGTTAGGGAGATTACAAGAACTGAGGGCAGAATTGGAGACTGAATTAGCAGCTTACAAGGAGGGCACTGCTCCCGGTGCTGGGGTTGCATTTGTGATGTTTAAGGATGTGTACACGGCTAACAAGGCGGTTCAAGATTTTCGAAATGAAAAGAGGAGGCGGATTGGAAAGTTTTTTTCATTGGTGGAGCTGCGATTACGGAGGAACCATTGGAAAGTTGAGCGTGCTCCTTTGGCAGCAGATATATACTGGAACCATTTGGGATCAGCAAAACTATCCTTGAGACTCCGGAGAGTGTTTGTCAACACTTGTTTATTGTTGCTGCTTCTGTTTTTTAGTTCTCCCCTTTCAGTGATCAGTGCTTTGACGAGTGCTGGGCGGATTGTTAATGCTGAAGCTATGGATAATGCACAGTCGTGGTTAGCCTGGGTGCAAAGCTCTAGCTGGCTTGCCTCCTTAGTCTTTCAGTTCTTGCCCAATGTTATAATATTTGTGAGTATGTACATAATAGTACCATCAGCTCTCTCTTACCTCTCAAAGTTTGAACGGCATCTCACTGTGTCTGGGGAGCAAAGAGCCGCACTTCTTAAGATGGTTTGCTTCTTTCTTGTCAATCTCATTCTTTTGAGGGCTCTGGTTGAGTCTTCCTTAGAAAATGCAATTCTAAGCATGGGCAGGTGCTATTTGGATGGTGAAGATTGCAAGAGGATTGAGCAATACATGAGTGCATCTTTTCTGTCTAGGTCATGTCTTTCGTCTCTTGCTTTTTTAATCACATGCTCTTTTTTGGGGATATCTTTTGATCTGTTGGCTCCGATCCCTTGGATAAAAAGGAAGATTCAGAAGTTTCGAAAGAATGACATGCTCCAACTGGTACCAGAACAAAGTGAAGAATACCCATTAGAAAATCAGAATGGAGATGATCTTCGGAGACCCCTGATGCATGCTGTTTTGTTTGACTCTCCTAGATTTAATGGAATTGAGCCACAGGGACAAGATCTTTCTGTTTATCCAATCAGCAGAACCTCACCTATTCCCAAGCAGACATTTGATTTTGCGCAATATTATTCGTTCAATTTGACTATATTCGCCTTAACCTTGATATATTCTTCATTTGCTCCACTCGTGGTCCCGGTTGGTGCAGTTTATTTTGGGTATAGGTATATGGTTGATAAGTACAACTTTCTGTTTGTGTATAGAGTCCGGGGGTTTCCTGCTGGCAATGACGGAAGGCTGATGGACACGGTGTTGTGTATCATGCGTTTCTGTGTGGATTTATTTCTCCTTTCGATGCTCTTGTTCTTTTCAGTCCGGGGGGACTCGACGAAGCTGCAGGCCATTTTCACACTTGGATTGCTAGTAATGTACAAACTATTGCCTTCTGATAATGATAGTTTCCCACCTGGTCTTTTGGAAGGCATACAAACTGTTGACAACGTTGTAGATGGGCCAATTGATTACGAGGTTTTCTCGCTACCCAAATTTGACTGGGATACTTATCATTCATAG